A stretch of the Lactuca sativa cultivar Salinas chromosome 9, Lsat_Salinas_v11, whole genome shotgun sequence genome encodes the following:
- the LOC111916994 gene encoding beta-glucosidase 18 isoform X2 has translation MKMKSPTIPLCFFFLFSVSAPLFEAFNNGDGEFISEEKEEPHIKRSDFPPGFLFGVATSAYQVEGAYLEDAKSLSNWDVYCHSIGCGENSENGDIADDHYHLFLKDIEMMHSLGLKAYKFSISWARILPRGRFGEVNPAGIMFYNKIIDNLILKGIEPFVTLFHNDYPHELEEIYGSGSWLNPEMQKDFVHLAEICFKFFGDRVKYWITINEPNVFIELSYEFGLFPPSRCSKPFGNCNVGNSDVEPLIAMHNMLLAHGKVAKLYHETFKPKQGGSIGLVVHCYMYKPLTDSELDHEAAKRVFAFNVGWTLDPSIYGDYPEEMHKYLGSKLPSFSLEEKKFMKNSIDFIGINHYSTIYAKDCINASCTPFANRAIRGFVDIVGERDGMLIGEPTGVEGIFVVPKGMEEIVNHMKIRYNNKPMFITENGYSSPYVHEERINEIFNDVKRIEFHSKYLASLAKSIRYPTISYSDGAEQRFEDVDFAGMDLKEFLLFIMCECVLFHARYRIS, from the exons ATGAAAATGAAATCACCCACTATTCCTCTCtgcttcttctttcttttttctgTTTCTGCTCCACTTTTTGAAGCCTTTAACAATGGCGATGGAGAATTCATATCCGAAGAAAAAGAAGAACCCCACATCAAAAGATCCGATTTCCCACCCGGGTTTCTTTTTGGAGTTGCCACTTCTGCTTACCAA GTTGAAGGAGCTTATCTCGAAGATGCTAAGTCCTTAAGCAATTGGGATGTATATTGTCATTCTATAG GCTGTGGAGAAAATTCAGAGAATGGAGATATTGCAGATGATCATTATCATCTGTTCTTG AAAGACATAGAGATGATGCATTCCCTTGGTCTAAAAGCATACAAATTTTCGATTTCATGGGCTAGAATTCTTCCAAGAGGAAGATTTGGTGAAGTTAATCCTGCAGGAATCATGTTCTACAACAAGATTATAGACAACCTGATCCTCAAAG GAATCGAGCCATTTGTGACACTTTTCCATAACGATTATCCACATGAACTTGAAGAGATATACGGGTCCGGGTCTTGGCTAAACCCCGAAATGCA GAAAGACTTTGTACATTTGGCAGAAATTTGTTTCAAGTTTTTTGGAGATCGAGTGAAGTATTGGATCACGATTAATGAACCTAATGTGTTCATAGAATTGTCTTATGAATTTGGGTTATTTCCACCTTCTCGTTGTTCAAAGCCTTTTGGAAATTGCAATGTTGGAAATTCTGATGTGGAACCTCTTATTGCCATGCATAATATGTTGTTGGCTCATGGAAAGGTAGCCAAGCTATATCATGAAACTTTCAAG CCTAAACAAGGTGGATCGATAGGCCTCGTTGTGCACTGTTACATGTACAAACCACTAACAGACAGTGAGCTCGATCATGAAGCTGCCAAAAGGGTGTTTGCTTTCAATGTTGGCTG GACACTTGATCCTTCAATATATGGAGACTACCCCGAAGAAATGCACAAATACCTTGGAAGTAAATTACCAAGTTTCTCCCTTGAGGAAAAGAAGTTTATGAAAAACAGTATTGATTTCATTGGCATCAACCATTACTCCACTATATATGCTAAGGATTGTATCAACGCTAGTTGCACTCCATTTGCAAATCGTGCAATCCGGGGTTTTGTGGACATTGTTGGAGAGCGTGATGGCATGTTGATTGGTGAACCT acaggtgtagAAGGGATATTTGTTGTTCCTAAAGGCATGGAGGAGATTGTTAACCATATGAAGATTCGGTACAATAATAAACCTATGTTTATTACTGAAAATG GATATTCTTCACCCTATGTGCATGAGGAACGAATTAATGAGATTTTCAATGATGTCAAACGAATTGAATTTCACTCAAAATACCTTGCTTCATTAGCCAAGTCCATAAG GTACCCCACAATAAGTTACTCAGATGGAGCGGAGCAACGCTTTGAAGATGTCGATTTTGCAGGAATGGATTTGAAGGAATTTCTACTGTTtattatgtgtgaatgtgtacttTTTCATGCCCGGTATAGAATTTCCTGA
- the LOC111916995 gene encoding uncharacterized protein LOC111916995 yields MATSREEEEFVLLDLDSVSGQLHIPPNAPYVLSGLDTLNPILIIDDKIKLIGEYEETVGTCLVFSEHNASPVVHEETGSSEVNLFSGKCIINPNEVTRKQVKPICQLQKVLRFKLQDDQTNNVVDVPTIEHSTMKND; encoded by the exons ATGGCAACCTCtcgtgaagaagaagaatttGTGCTGCTTGACTTGGATTCAGTTTCTGGGCAACTTCACATTCCACCTAATGCTCCCTATGTTCTCTCT GGCCTTGATACATTGAACCCAATCCTAATTATTGATGACAAAATAAAGCTG ATTGGCGAATACGAGGAAACTGTTGGAACATGTCTTGTTTTTAGTGAACACA ATGCTTCGCCTGTGGTTCATGAAGAAACGGGATCATCCGAAGTAAACCTTTTTTCAGGAAAATGTATAATTAATCCGAATGAGGTTACAAGAAAGCAAGTCAAACCTATTTGTCAACTCCAAAAGGTTCTTAGGTTCAagttacaagatgatcaaaccaACAATGTTGTTGATGTTCCAACAATCGAACATAGTACCATGAAGAACGACTAG
- the LOC111916994 gene encoding beta-glucosidase 18 isoform X1, producing MKMKSPTIPLCFFFLFSVSAPLFEAFNNGDGEFISEEKEEPHIKRSDFPPGFLFGVATSAYQVEGAYLEDAKSLSNWDVYCHSIGCGENSENGDIADDHYHLFLKDIEMMHSLGLKAYKFSISWARILPRGRFGEVNPAGIMFYNKIIDNLILKGIEPFVTLFHNDYPHELEEIYGSGSWLNPEMQKDFVHLAEICFKFFGDRVKYWITINEPNVFIELSYEFGLFPPSRCSKPFGNCNVGNSDVEPLIAMHNMLLAHGKVAKLYHETFKPKQGGSIGLVVHCYMYKPLTDSELDHEAAKRVFAFNVGWTLDPSIYGDYPEEMHKYLGSKLPSFSLEEKKFMKNSIDFIGINHYSTIYAKDCINASCTPFANRAIRGFVDIVGERDGMLIGEPTGVEGIFVVPKGMEEIVNHMKIRYNNKPMFITENGYSSPYVHEERINEIFNDVKRIEFHSKYLASLAKSIRRGADVRGYFLWSLMDSFEWMQGYSLRFGLYYVDRQTLTRIPKLSTRWYKNFLTNNSDLIDMEASRYKISV from the exons ATGAAAATGAAATCACCCACTATTCCTCTCtgcttcttctttcttttttctgTTTCTGCTCCACTTTTTGAAGCCTTTAACAATGGCGATGGAGAATTCATATCCGAAGAAAAAGAAGAACCCCACATCAAAAGATCCGATTTCCCACCCGGGTTTCTTTTTGGAGTTGCCACTTCTGCTTACCAA GTTGAAGGAGCTTATCTCGAAGATGCTAAGTCCTTAAGCAATTGGGATGTATATTGTCATTCTATAG GCTGTGGAGAAAATTCAGAGAATGGAGATATTGCAGATGATCATTATCATCTGTTCTTG AAAGACATAGAGATGATGCATTCCCTTGGTCTAAAAGCATACAAATTTTCGATTTCATGGGCTAGAATTCTTCCAAGAGGAAGATTTGGTGAAGTTAATCCTGCAGGAATCATGTTCTACAACAAGATTATAGACAACCTGATCCTCAAAG GAATCGAGCCATTTGTGACACTTTTCCATAACGATTATCCACATGAACTTGAAGAGATATACGGGTCCGGGTCTTGGCTAAACCCCGAAATGCA GAAAGACTTTGTACATTTGGCAGAAATTTGTTTCAAGTTTTTTGGAGATCGAGTGAAGTATTGGATCACGATTAATGAACCTAATGTGTTCATAGAATTGTCTTATGAATTTGGGTTATTTCCACCTTCTCGTTGTTCAAAGCCTTTTGGAAATTGCAATGTTGGAAATTCTGATGTGGAACCTCTTATTGCCATGCATAATATGTTGTTGGCTCATGGAAAGGTAGCCAAGCTATATCATGAAACTTTCAAG CCTAAACAAGGTGGATCGATAGGCCTCGTTGTGCACTGTTACATGTACAAACCACTAACAGACAGTGAGCTCGATCATGAAGCTGCCAAAAGGGTGTTTGCTTTCAATGTTGGCTG GACACTTGATCCTTCAATATATGGAGACTACCCCGAAGAAATGCACAAATACCTTGGAAGTAAATTACCAAGTTTCTCCCTTGAGGAAAAGAAGTTTATGAAAAACAGTATTGATTTCATTGGCATCAACCATTACTCCACTATATATGCTAAGGATTGTATCAACGCTAGTTGCACTCCATTTGCAAATCGTGCAATCCGGGGTTTTGTGGACATTGTTGGAGAGCGTGATGGCATGTTGATTGGTGAACCT acaggtgtagAAGGGATATTTGTTGTTCCTAAAGGCATGGAGGAGATTGTTAACCATATGAAGATTCGGTACAATAATAAACCTATGTTTATTACTGAAAATG GATATTCTTCACCCTATGTGCATGAGGAACGAATTAATGAGATTTTCAATGATGTCAAACGAATTGAATTTCACTCAAAATACCTTGCTTCATTAGCCAAGTCCATAAG AAGGGGAGCTGACGTACGTGGATATTTCCTATGGTCGTTAATGGATAGTTTTGAATGGATGCAAGGTTACAGTTTGAGGTTTGGGTTGTATTATGTGGATCGTCAAACACTAACACGAATACCAAAACTTTCTACAAGATGGTATAAAAATTTCTTAACAAACAATAGTGATCTTATCGATATGGAAGCATCAAGATACAAAATATCAGTTTAA